Proteins found in one Arthrobacter pascens genomic segment:
- a CDS encoding putative quinol monooxygenase, with translation MTKTLYAEFTVKPGSEARVAEMMQELTEHVRREPGNQLFLPYTRETNPREYFVFEVYEDDAAFEKHISADYGARFNGELAGHIEQDGSVLTWLQPVG, from the coding sequence ATGACTAAAACGCTCTATGCAGAATTCACCGTCAAGCCCGGCAGCGAAGCCCGGGTGGCGGAGATGATGCAGGAACTGACCGAGCACGTGCGCCGCGAACCGGGCAACCAGCTGTTCCTGCCCTACACGCGGGAAACGAATCCCCGTGAATACTTCGTCTTCGAGGTCTATGAGGATGACGCCGCGTTCGAGAAGCACATCAGCGCGGACTATGGCGCGCGGTTCAACGGCGAGCTCGCGGGCCACATTGAGCAGGACGGCTCGGTCCTGACCTGGCTCCAGCCGGTGGGCTGA
- a CDS encoding ATP-binding cassette domain-containing protein produces the protein MTATHVEPAGTGVRQPILQARNLVKTFGRVVGLDGVSLDLYPGEVLAIIGDNGAGKSTLIKCLTGAEIPDSGELLVSGQPVHFKRPQDARVHGIETVYQNLAVSPALDVASNLFLGREERLPGPLGKIFRVLDTKGMRRKAKEELTRLGISTLQDVTVPVENLSGGQRQAVAVARAAAFGSKVVVLDEPTAALGVRESNQVLQLVRDLRDRGLPVILISHNMPHVFDVADRIHIQRLGKCAATITPQSHTMTDAVAIMTGAATA, from the coding sequence ATGACCGCCACTCACGTGGAGCCAGCCGGAACCGGCGTCCGCCAGCCCATCCTGCAGGCCAGGAACCTCGTCAAGACCTTCGGCCGCGTTGTGGGGCTGGACGGTGTCAGCCTGGACCTCTACCCCGGCGAAGTCCTGGCGATCATCGGGGACAACGGCGCCGGAAAGTCCACCCTGATCAAGTGCCTCACCGGTGCCGAAATCCCGGACTCGGGCGAGCTGCTGGTGTCCGGCCAGCCGGTGCACTTCAAACGCCCGCAGGATGCCCGGGTCCACGGCATCGAAACGGTCTACCAGAACCTGGCCGTCTCGCCGGCCTTGGATGTTGCCTCCAACCTCTTCCTGGGCAGGGAAGAACGGCTCCCCGGCCCGTTGGGCAAGATCTTCCGCGTCCTGGATACCAAAGGGATGCGCCGCAAAGCCAAGGAAGAGCTGACCAGGCTTGGCATCTCCACCCTCCAGGACGTGACGGTGCCGGTGGAAAACCTCTCCGGCGGCCAGCGCCAGGCTGTCGCCGTGGCCCGCGCCGCAGCGTTTGGCTCCAAGGTGGTGGTCCTGGACGAGCCGACGGCAGCGCTTGGCGTCCGGGAATCAAACCAGGTTCTCCAACTGGTCAGGGACCTCCGCGACCGGGGACTGCCCGTCATCCTGATCAGCCACAACATGCCGCACGTGTTTGATGTGGCGGACCGGATCCACATCCAGCGCCTCGGAAAGTGCGCGGCCACCATCACGCCGCAATCACACACCATGACCGATGCAGTGGCGATCATGACGGGTGCCGCCACAGCCTGA
- a CDS encoding carbohydrate kinase family protein, which yields MLTTSPNGTKPATPTTPDVVVIGEALVDVVTSPQGTVEHPGGSPMNVAYGLGRLGITTALLTSLGDDARGAAIEAHLRGAGVELLPGSKSAGRTASATATLAPDGSASYEFDISWELAPVAPAYLPRVVHTGSIATFLAPGAAAVKALLEQSHRECMVTYDPNIRPDLLGSQAEARSIFEDLVPLTDVVKLSDEDAVWLYPHLSLEDAAARILGLGAGLAVVTRGGEGSLLATPATSLHIPSIRSVVADTIGAGDSYMAALIYGLLTRGTEGLGLEVLESLGRTASKAAAITVRRPGANPPTSAELMADLPAAEVAAPAVAS from the coding sequence GTGCTCACGACCTCTCCCAACGGGACCAAACCAGCCACCCCCACCACGCCCGACGTCGTTGTTATCGGCGAGGCACTGGTAGACGTTGTCACCTCCCCACAGGGGACCGTCGAGCATCCGGGCGGATCACCCATGAACGTTGCGTACGGCCTGGGCCGTCTGGGTATCACCACTGCCTTGCTGACGTCACTCGGGGACGACGCCCGGGGTGCGGCGATCGAAGCCCACCTCCGGGGCGCCGGCGTCGAGCTCCTGCCCGGCTCAAAGTCCGCAGGCCGTACCGCCTCCGCCACCGCCACGCTCGCTCCTGACGGCTCCGCCAGCTATGAATTCGACATCAGCTGGGAGCTTGCACCGGTGGCCCCCGCTTACCTGCCCAGAGTGGTGCACACCGGATCCATCGCCACCTTCCTGGCACCCGGTGCCGCCGCGGTCAAAGCCCTGTTGGAGCAGTCCCACCGGGAGTGCATGGTTACCTACGATCCCAACATCCGGCCGGATCTCTTGGGAAGCCAGGCCGAAGCCCGGTCCATCTTTGAGGACCTGGTCCCGCTGACGGACGTGGTCAAGCTCAGCGATGAGGATGCTGTGTGGCTCTACCCACACCTCAGCCTGGAGGACGCTGCGGCCCGGATTCTCGGGCTTGGCGCAGGGCTGGCCGTGGTGACGCGCGGCGGTGAGGGCTCGCTGCTGGCAACCCCTGCCACCAGTCTGCACATTCCTTCCATCCGGTCCGTGGTGGCGGACACCATCGGCGCAGGCGATTCCTACATGGCTGCGCTGATCTACGGGCTCCTGACGCGCGGCACGGAAGGCCTGGGACTTGAAGTCCTGGAAAGCCTCGGCCGCACGGCGTCGAAGGCTGCTGCGATCACCGTCCGCCGGCCGGGCGCGAACCCGCCCACATCCGCGGAGCTGATGGCAGACCTTCCGGCGGCAGAGGTGGCGGCTCCCGCCGTCGCCAGCTGA
- a CDS encoding GAF and ANTAR domain-containing protein, which translates to MVAADVSNHEVFTDVAQHLQDLVLDSPEVGQFLDELAVYSAARLSSPGREVSCGISVIRHKKATTVASSSPCAHAMDQLQHKYGDGPCLTAMRGMVTVLVPDLRLEGRWPAYVQAVKGLGILSVIGVPLQLEGPSRAVLTLYSELPHAFSGQSIASTEAFAEQASKGLQLALRLGQLQDTRDDMSAAMKSRTVIDLATGAIMAQNGCSQNEAFKVLLHASNTRNIKLSEVAARVLSSISGDATTVTYFDE; encoded by the coding sequence GTGGTAGCTGCCGACGTATCGAATCATGAAGTTTTTACAGATGTTGCCCAGCACCTTCAGGACCTGGTGCTGGACAGCCCTGAAGTGGGGCAGTTCCTGGACGAGCTGGCTGTGTACTCCGCTGCCCGCCTCAGCAGTCCTGGACGCGAGGTGTCCTGCGGGATTTCCGTCATCAGGCACAAAAAGGCCACTACAGTGGCCAGCAGCAGTCCATGTGCCCACGCCATGGACCAGCTGCAACACAAGTACGGGGACGGGCCATGCCTGACGGCCATGCGCGGCATGGTGACAGTGCTGGTCCCGGACCTGAGGCTGGAAGGGCGCTGGCCCGCCTATGTCCAGGCGGTCAAAGGACTGGGGATACTGTCTGTCATTGGCGTTCCGCTGCAGTTGGAGGGCCCCAGCCGGGCAGTGCTGACCCTTTACAGCGAGCTGCCTCACGCCTTCAGCGGGCAGTCCATTGCTAGCACGGAGGCCTTCGCCGAGCAGGCGTCCAAGGGCCTGCAGCTGGCGCTACGGCTGGGCCAGCTGCAGGACACCCGGGACGACATGAGTGCCGCAATGAAATCCCGGACGGTAATTGATCTGGCCACCGGGGCCATCATGGCGCAGAACGGTTGCAGCCAGAACGAGGCGTTCAAGGTCCTGCTGCATGCCTCCAACACCCGGAACATCAAGCTCTCCGAAGTGGCGGCCCGCGTCCTCTCCTCCATCTCAGGCGATGCCACCACGGTCACATACTTCGACGAATAG
- a CDS encoding LacI family DNA-binding transcriptional regulator, whose protein sequence is MRHVAALAGVGIKTVSRVMNDEPGVSDATRQRVLGASQQLNYQLDMAAGSLRRTGRQTLSIGLLLPSVANPFSSEIHRALEDALAARGIAVFAASLDDDPEREKSLVAAFLGRRVDGMVLTPIARNQSYVIPEHSRDLPMVFIDREPVGIEADAVVTDNAVGAARAAAHLMAQGHTRVAYLGDRTDIQTARERRRGFIEELGRAGIATSTVPVREGLHNEDSARRAALDLLTAEEPPTAIFSSQNLITFGAMRALKELGASRRTALVGFDDFTLADMMDPGITVIAQHPERIGKLAAERLLARIDGDSSPAQTYVVPSELIQRGSGELPPVS, encoded by the coding sequence ATGCGGCATGTAGCCGCCCTTGCGGGGGTGGGCATTAAGACCGTCTCACGGGTGATGAACGATGAACCCGGCGTCTCCGATGCCACGCGGCAGCGCGTGCTGGGAGCCTCGCAGCAGCTCAATTACCAGCTGGACATGGCGGCGGGAAGTCTCAGGCGCACAGGCCGCCAGACCCTTTCGATCGGTCTCCTGCTGCCCAGCGTGGCCAATCCGTTCAGCAGCGAGATCCACCGGGCCTTGGAAGACGCCCTGGCGGCGCGCGGGATCGCCGTGTTCGCCGCGAGCCTCGACGACGATCCCGAACGGGAGAAGTCCTTGGTGGCCGCATTCCTGGGCCGACGCGTCGACGGCATGGTCCTGACGCCCATCGCCCGCAACCAGTCCTACGTCATCCCGGAGCATTCCCGGGACCTGCCCATGGTGTTCATCGACCGTGAGCCCGTAGGTATCGAAGCAGACGCTGTGGTGACGGACAACGCCGTCGGAGCCGCCAGGGCGGCCGCCCATCTTATGGCGCAGGGGCACACCAGGGTTGCCTATCTGGGCGACCGCACTGACATCCAGACGGCACGGGAACGCCGGCGCGGCTTCATTGAGGAACTCGGCAGGGCTGGCATCGCCACCTCCACGGTTCCTGTGCGCGAAGGCCTCCATAACGAGGATTCGGCCCGGCGGGCAGCGCTCGATCTTCTGACGGCCGAGGAGCCGCCCACCGCCATCTTCTCCAGCCAGAACCTCATCACCTTCGGCGCCATGCGCGCGCTGAAGGAGCTTGGAGCAAGCCGGCGTACTGCGCTGGTAGGGTTCGACGACTTTACGCTGGCGGACATGATGGATCCTGGAATTACCGTCATTGCCCAGCACCCCGAGAGGATCGGGAAGCTCGCCGCCGAGCGGCTGCTTGCCAGGATCGACGGCGACAGCAGTCCGGCCCAGACGTACGTCGTCCCATCCGAACTTATCCAGCGCGGCTCTGGCGAGCTCCCGCCGGTTTCTTGA
- a CDS encoding CocE/NonD family hydrolase gives MNLMSHILQRKLELPPPLTRDVVVQKDLCVPMPDGVELLANRWAPRGGGEGLPTALLRSPYGRAGILGAAMARPLAERGFQVLIQSVRGGFGSGGTMDPMRQEREDGMATLEWVVKQPWFGDSMVLVGTSYLGFVQWAVADQLPPQVKAMIPHVTESALTLEFLREDGMSLELPFEWGVLTAVQERPWAMLRNRSQAKKTARAIHTLPLNRADVAAIGHSSKYIQDILAYDAKHEYWADVDHSHRVAGVKVPVSSIGGWYDIFLPGQLRDFQALQEAGRPARLTVGPWTHSEFNNVPVLEALEFGLPHARGEQPQERAEVRLFVMGEDAWRDFDSWPPKGYEPRPFHLQPDRALSTEPAAESAADTYRYDPAHPTPAAGGISISNGGRVDNTALEARADVLTYTTAVLDEDVEIVGEVSADIWFRSALANADVFVRLCDVGPDGRSHNICDGLTSLSGADELSCAAVRLWPTAYRFKRGHRIRVQVSSGSFPRYARNPGTGEPRATATTLLAADQAVYYGPEHPSAVILPVRSTAGSGNP, from the coding sequence ATGAACCTGATGAGCCATATTCTTCAGCGCAAGCTCGAACTGCCGCCGCCCCTGACCCGCGACGTCGTCGTGCAAAAGGACCTGTGTGTGCCCATGCCAGACGGCGTGGAACTGCTGGCCAACAGATGGGCGCCGCGGGGCGGGGGCGAAGGATTGCCCACCGCCCTGCTGCGCTCCCCGTATGGCCGGGCCGGCATCCTTGGAGCTGCAATGGCCAGGCCACTGGCCGAGCGCGGATTCCAGGTGCTGATCCAGAGCGTCCGCGGCGGATTCGGCTCGGGCGGGACCATGGACCCGATGCGGCAGGAGCGCGAGGATGGCATGGCCACCCTTGAGTGGGTCGTGAAACAGCCCTGGTTCGGCGACTCGATGGTGCTGGTGGGCACGAGCTACCTGGGATTTGTCCAGTGGGCGGTGGCCGACCAATTGCCGCCGCAGGTCAAGGCCATGATCCCGCACGTGACCGAGTCCGCGCTGACCCTTGAGTTCCTTCGCGAGGACGGGATGTCGCTTGAGCTTCCGTTCGAATGGGGCGTCCTGACTGCCGTCCAGGAGCGGCCCTGGGCGATGCTGAGGAACCGTAGCCAGGCGAAGAAAACGGCTCGCGCGATTCACACGCTGCCACTGAACCGGGCCGATGTCGCGGCTATCGGCCACAGCTCCAAATACATTCAGGACATCCTGGCGTACGACGCAAAACACGAGTACTGGGCCGACGTCGACCACTCCCACCGGGTGGCCGGGGTGAAGGTGCCGGTGAGCTCAATCGGCGGCTGGTACGACATCTTCCTCCCCGGTCAGCTCCGGGACTTCCAGGCACTACAGGAAGCCGGGCGGCCGGCACGGTTGACCGTCGGACCTTGGACGCATTCGGAGTTCAACAACGTCCCGGTTCTGGAGGCCCTTGAGTTCGGCCTCCCGCACGCACGCGGCGAGCAGCCTCAGGAACGGGCCGAGGTGCGGCTGTTCGTGATGGGTGAGGATGCCTGGCGGGACTTCGATTCCTGGCCGCCAAAGGGCTACGAGCCGCGGCCGTTCCACCTCCAACCCGACCGTGCGCTGTCCACCGAGCCTGCGGCGGAATCGGCGGCCGACACGTATCGCTACGACCCGGCGCACCCAACGCCGGCGGCCGGAGGCATCAGCATCAGCAATGGCGGACGTGTCGATAACACGGCCCTTGAGGCCCGTGCGGACGTGCTCACCTACACCACGGCCGTGCTCGACGAGGACGTCGAGATCGTCGGGGAGGTCAGCGCGGATATCTGGTTCCGTTCGGCCCTCGCCAACGCCGATGTCTTCGTCCGGCTCTGTGATGTCGGCCCCGACGGCCGCTCGCATAACATCTGTGACGGGCTGACCAGCCTGTCCGGCGCGGATGAGCTCTCCTGCGCCGCTGTCCGACTCTGGCCCACCGCCTATCGCTTCAAGCGTGGCCACCGCATCAGGGTCCAGGTCTCCAGCGGCTCGTTCCCGCGCTATGCCCGCAATCCCGGTACCGGTGAACCCCGCGCCACCGCCACCACGCTCCTGGCGGCGGACCAGGCGGTCTACTATGGCCCGGAGCATCCCTCGGCGGTCATCCTCCCGGTCCGGAGCACGGCCGGATCCGGGAACCCGTAG
- a CDS encoding DapH/DapD/GlmU-related protein, giving the protein MSRKIESVEDDAGKVTRYVRHANGGGLIGAGAHVADSARVGSMTYVEPGARIGSGSRVGHGSWIDRGAQVGARTVIGDGVYLGPGTLIGNRVHIGSHSRIGAGALIDHGTHLHADTTVPDGGHVTADSKPRRRASAEKRPPRRPHHGLAA; this is encoded by the coding sequence TTGAGCAGGAAGATTGAATCAGTAGAAGACGACGCCGGCAAGGTCACCCGCTACGTGCGGCACGCCAACGGAGGGGGACTGATCGGCGCAGGGGCCCACGTCGCTGACAGTGCACGCGTCGGTTCGATGACCTATGTGGAGCCCGGCGCGCGCATCGGTTCCGGCTCCCGGGTGGGGCATGGAAGCTGGATCGACCGTGGGGCGCAGGTTGGCGCCCGGACGGTCATCGGCGACGGCGTGTATCTGGGTCCGGGAACCCTCATCGGTAACCGGGTCCACATCGGCAGCCATTCGCGCATCGGAGCCGGCGCCCTCATCGACCATGGGACGCATCTGCATGCGGATACCACCGTGCCCGACGGCGGACACGTCACGGCGGACTCAAAACCGCGGCGCCGGGCCTCGGCAGAGAAGC
- a CDS encoding ABC transporter permease, with protein sequence MTQQQTAGPPAAGQADPAEEFLDRRTPLSRIRNVLHRYPALSPAIVLLVAVVVFGLLNDRFLRVENLSLITQQVSVVGTLAIAQTLIILTAGIDLSVGAVMILASMVVAQLSVSNGIPGPLALVVGLVVGLGAGALNGFLVTRFRLPPFIVTLGTLNIFIALTLLYSGGSTVRGSSMPGLLTWMGSTFPVGPVRISTGVVMMLLLYIAMAFILGKTAWGRHVYAVGDDKEAARLAGIPVNRVLMSVYLAAGAVLAIGAWIQMGRTNAASPNAGVDLNLDSITAVVIGGTSLFGGRGSVWGSLLGALIVGVFRNGLSLAGLDVLYQTLAVGVLIILAVSIDQWIRKVKS encoded by the coding sequence GTGACCCAGCAACAGACCGCAGGCCCGCCCGCCGCAGGGCAGGCCGACCCGGCCGAGGAATTCCTCGACCGCCGGACACCGCTTAGCCGCATCCGCAACGTCCTCCACCGATACCCCGCGCTGAGCCCCGCCATTGTGCTGCTCGTCGCAGTGGTGGTGTTTGGACTCCTCAATGACAGGTTCCTCCGGGTTGAGAACCTGTCACTCATCACCCAACAGGTGTCCGTCGTGGGTACCCTGGCAATCGCGCAAACCCTCATCATCCTTACAGCGGGCATCGATCTGTCCGTTGGCGCGGTGATGATCCTCGCCTCCATGGTGGTGGCGCAACTGTCCGTCAGCAACGGCATCCCTGGCCCGCTTGCGCTCGTAGTGGGACTGGTAGTGGGGCTTGGCGCAGGTGCGCTGAACGGGTTCCTGGTCACCAGATTCCGGCTGCCACCGTTCATCGTCACGCTCGGAACCCTCAACATCTTTATCGCCCTCACGTTGCTGTATTCGGGCGGTTCCACCGTCCGCGGCTCCAGCATGCCGGGGCTGCTGACCTGGATGGGGAGCACCTTCCCTGTTGGCCCGGTCCGGATCTCCACCGGTGTGGTGATGATGCTCCTGCTGTACATCGCGATGGCATTCATCCTCGGCAAGACCGCCTGGGGCAGGCACGTCTACGCGGTAGGCGATGACAAGGAAGCGGCCCGCCTAGCCGGCATCCCGGTCAACCGCGTCCTTATGAGCGTGTACCTCGCGGCGGGAGCGGTGCTGGCCATCGGCGCATGGATCCAGATGGGCCGGACGAACGCAGCCAGCCCCAACGCCGGGGTGGACCTGAACCTGGACTCCATCACCGCCGTCGTGATCGGCGGAACCAGCCTCTTCGGTGGGCGCGGCTCCGTGTGGGGCTCGCTCCTGGGCGCGCTGATCGTGGGCGTGTTCCGCAACGGACTCTCCCTCGCCGGGCTGGACGTGCTCTACCAGACCCTCGCCGTTGGCGTCCTCATCATCCTCGCTGTGTCCATCGACCAGTGGATCCGAAAGGTGAAATCATGA
- a CDS encoding TetR/AcrR family transcriptional regulator, translating into MEIDPAATVPTQDRRIRRSRSALMQATIALVAERGTADVPLSDIAEAANVSRPVVYQHFGDRDRLLLESALDLATRELLPRLADAGTSPSRRDGALALVEHFAHHRAFYRAVLTSSCAYALNKSLTGLLFPINRQLVQEMFGGTLEPQGADDLATFITGGGAALVNTWVVEGAEPLDPEEFTDRLVRLMPAATDTLPPHPMPAR; encoded by the coding sequence ATGGAGATAGACCCTGCAGCCACCGTCCCCACTCAGGACCGCCGGATCCGGCGTTCGCGCTCTGCGCTGATGCAGGCCACCATCGCCTTGGTGGCTGAGCGGGGCACGGCTGATGTTCCCCTCTCGGATATCGCCGAAGCCGCGAATGTCAGCCGACCTGTGGTGTACCAGCATTTCGGCGATCGCGACAGGCTGCTGCTGGAATCTGCCCTCGACCTAGCCACACGGGAACTGCTGCCACGCCTTGCAGATGCCGGCACTTCGCCGTCCAGACGGGACGGGGCGCTCGCCTTGGTAGAACACTTCGCGCACCATCGGGCGTTCTATCGGGCGGTGCTGACCAGCTCCTGCGCGTATGCGCTGAACAAATCACTAACCGGCCTGCTCTTCCCGATCAACAGGCAACTTGTCCAGGAGATGTTTGGCGGGACCCTCGAGCCGCAGGGGGCAGACGACCTTGCCACGTTCATCACCGGCGGCGGCGCCGCCCTCGTCAATACCTGGGTGGTCGAGGGTGCGGAACCGCTGGACCCTGAAGAGTTCACGGACAGGCTGGTGCGGCTGATGCCAGCTGCCACCGACACGCTGCCGCCGCACCCGATGCCAGCCCGCTAG
- a CDS encoding substrate-binding domain-containing protein, with the protein MLTSKAPRTIAHRLFAVGAVLTLGTLSLTACGGNSPATSGSGSGEKVGVSLIVKTTSNPFFVSMQDGAKKAADAEGVDLKLAAGKADGDEDTQIQAIENAISKGDKGILITPNGPSVVDALKKAKDAGLFVIALDTPPDPADAADITFATDNFAAGELIGKWTAVQLGGKKATIALLDLFDDKIVSVDYKRDQGFLTGLGIDTADAKKNGDEAKTGKYTGGKGGEYEIVGSQASQGNEDGGRTGMETLLAKNPNINVVYTINEPAAAGAYEALKSAGKEKDVLIVSVDGGCAGVNNVKSGVIGATAQQYPVKMAEMGVKAIVELAKTGKKPANSEGLDFFNTGVELVTDTPAEGLKSITTSDASQICWGK; encoded by the coding sequence ATGTTGACTTCCAAAGCCCCGCGCACCATCGCCCACCGACTGTTCGCCGTCGGCGCCGTCCTGACCCTCGGCACGCTAAGCCTCACCGCCTGCGGCGGAAATTCCCCAGCCACTTCCGGCAGCGGCTCCGGCGAGAAGGTAGGCGTATCCCTGATCGTCAAGACCACCAGCAACCCGTTCTTCGTTTCCATGCAGGACGGCGCCAAGAAGGCCGCCGACGCCGAGGGCGTGGACCTGAAGCTCGCGGCCGGCAAGGCCGACGGCGACGAGGACACCCAGATCCAGGCCATCGAAAACGCCATCTCCAAGGGCGACAAAGGTATCCTGATCACCCCGAATGGCCCTTCCGTGGTGGATGCCCTCAAGAAGGCCAAGGACGCCGGCCTCTTCGTCATTGCCCTGGACACCCCGCCGGACCCTGCCGACGCCGCGGACATCACCTTCGCAACCGACAACTTCGCCGCCGGTGAACTGATCGGCAAGTGGACCGCCGTGCAGCTTGGCGGCAAGAAGGCCACCATCGCCCTGCTGGACCTCTTTGACGACAAGATCGTCTCCGTTGACTACAAGCGGGACCAGGGCTTCCTTACCGGGCTCGGCATCGACACCGCGGACGCCAAGAAGAACGGTGACGAGGCCAAGACCGGTAAGTACACCGGCGGCAAGGGCGGCGAGTACGAGATCGTCGGCAGCCAGGCCTCCCAGGGCAACGAGGACGGCGGCCGCACGGGCATGGAGACACTGCTGGCCAAGAACCCGAACATCAACGTTGTCTACACCATCAACGAGCCCGCAGCCGCCGGCGCCTATGAGGCACTGAAGTCCGCAGGCAAGGAAAAGGACGTTCTGATCGTTTCGGTCGACGGCGGCTGCGCCGGCGTCAACAACGTGAAGTCCGGCGTCATCGGCGCCACCGCCCAGCAGTACCCCGTCAAGATGGCCGAAATGGGCGTCAAGGCCATTGTCGAACTGGCCAAGACCGGCAAGAAGCCCGCCAACTCCGAAGGCCTGGACTTCTTCAACACCGGCGTAGAGCTTGTTACCGACACTCCTGCCGAAGGCCTGAAGAGCATCACCACCTCCGACGCCAGCCAGATCTGCTGGGGCAAGTAA